The following are encoded together in the Streptomyces flavofungini genome:
- a CDS encoding ABC transporter ATP-binding protein, which produces MKSDLLQADGLSKTYPLSGGGSHRAASDVTFTVPPGGALGIVGESGSGKTTVARMLVGLVRPDHGTITVAGRARPPRPPRGRAARLARAREIQMVFQDPYVSLDPRLTATQCLRTALRLHGRSEAKAPELLDRVGLGAREADARPRDLSGGQRQRLAIARALAVDPRILVLDEAVAALDVSIQAQILQLLAEIRAETGVALVFVSHDLAVVRHVTEEVLVMRGGTVVERGPTPRVLSSPEDPYTRLLLASVPTEGWDPTAAARARESLYPT; this is translated from the coding sequence ATGAAGTCGGACCTCCTCCAGGCGGACGGCCTGAGCAAGACCTACCCCCTGTCAGGCGGCGGCTCCCACCGGGCCGCGTCCGACGTGACCTTCACCGTCCCGCCGGGCGGAGCCCTCGGCATCGTGGGCGAGTCCGGCTCGGGCAAGACAACCGTGGCAAGAATGCTCGTGGGCCTGGTCCGCCCGGACCACGGCACGATCACGGTGGCGGGCAGGGCGAGGCCTCCGCGCCCTCCGAGGGGCAGAGCGGCCCGCCTGGCCAGGGCGAGGGAGATCCAGATGGTCTTCCAGGACCCCTACGTCTCCCTGGACCCCCGCCTGACGGCGACGCAGTGCCTCCGCACGGCCCTGCGCCTGCACGGCAGGAGCGAGGCGAAGGCGCCGGAGCTCCTGGACCGGGTGGGCCTCGGCGCGAGGGAGGCGGACGCCCGCCCGAGGGATCTGTCGGGCGGTCAGCGTCAGCGCCTGGCCATCGCGCGGGCCCTGGCCGTGGACCCCAGGATCCTCGTCCTGGACGAGGCGGTGGCGGCGCTGGACGTGTCGATCCAGGCCCAGATCCTCCAGCTCCTGGCGGAGATCAGGGCGGAGACGGGGGTGGCGCTGGTGTTCGTGAGCCACGACCTGGCGGTGGTGCGGCACGTGACGGAGGAGGTCCTGGTGATGCGCGGGGGCACGGTGGTCGAGCGGGGCCCGACGCCCCGGGTCCTCTCGTCCCCCGAGGACCCGTACACCCGCCTCCTCCTGGCCTCCGTACCCACCGAGGGCTGGGACCCGACGGCCGCGGCCCGCGCCCGCGAGTCCCTGTACCCGACGTAG
- a CDS encoding protein kinase domain-containing protein, which yields MHPLEADEPAVIGPYRLLGRLGAGGMGRVYLGRSAGGRTVAVKVVHPHFALDEEFRARFRREVDAARRVGGDWTAPVLDADPEAPVPWVATAYAAGPSLTEAVRDGGALPEHSVRVLGAGLAEALAHVHGLDLVHRDVKPSNVLLTMDGPRLIDFGIARATDGTASLTSTGVSLGSPGYMSPEQILGKGVSGAADVFSLGAVLVYAATAGTPFPGDSSAALLYKVVHEEPELGALTGDFHDLVAACLAKDPAARPAPADLARRLAPEGAAPLVAAGWLPGAVVERVSRSAVRLLDLEVDHRGDAGTGTGPGAAPVPLSGPVPFTAESAGSGAGAGAGAGVGTGAVAGVFGPPDASYGQGGLSAQSAPLTSQAPPMPSARAAQSAPQGFPAPSAAHDERSAPAPHGGGTPAASEAGPADAPPSGGLSLSVAATSAPARPDGRGRRVSCTVALAVAGALAAVTVGSVFVFNLLPGGDGGAKDSAGKQPSATGGAGDSALEGAVPARYLGKWRGKASARDGLVPLGTFDVTVRQVPKAGDRIGAVTQTDLIGDTCVDNLTLKSASAKELVATGVGDKSNPSQCSQATHTVRLRPVGSSELQYTSEDPKAGDPAARLKKVG from the coding sequence GTGCACCCGCTCGAAGCGGACGAACCCGCCGTCATCGGCCCCTACCGGCTGCTCGGACGCCTCGGCGCCGGCGGCATGGGACGTGTCTACCTGGGCCGCAGCGCCGGTGGCCGCACCGTCGCCGTGAAGGTCGTGCACCCGCACTTCGCCCTCGACGAGGAGTTCCGCGCCCGCTTCCGGCGCGAGGTCGACGCGGCGCGGCGGGTCGGCGGCGACTGGACCGCCCCCGTCCTCGACGCCGACCCGGAGGCGCCGGTGCCCTGGGTGGCGACGGCGTACGCGGCCGGTCCTTCCCTGACCGAGGCCGTGCGGGACGGCGGCGCGCTGCCCGAGCACTCCGTCCGGGTCCTCGGCGCGGGCCTGGCCGAGGCCCTCGCACACGTCCACGGCCTCGACCTGGTCCACCGCGACGTGAAGCCCTCGAACGTCCTGCTCACCATGGACGGGCCCCGCCTCATCGATTTCGGCATCGCCCGCGCCACCGACGGCACCGCGTCCCTCACGTCCACGGGCGTCTCCCTCGGCTCGCCCGGCTACATGTCCCCGGAGCAGATCCTCGGCAAGGGCGTCAGCGGCGCTGCCGACGTCTTCTCCCTGGGCGCGGTCCTCGTGTACGCGGCGACCGCGGGCACCCCTTTCCCCGGCGACTCCTCCGCCGCGCTGCTCTACAAGGTCGTCCACGAGGAGCCCGAACTCGGCGCCCTCACCGGCGACTTCCACGACCTGGTGGCGGCCTGCCTCGCCAAGGACCCCGCCGCCCGCCCCGCCCCCGCCGACCTGGCCCGCCGCCTCGCCCCCGAGGGCGCGGCACCGCTGGTGGCGGCGGGCTGGCTGCCCGGAGCCGTGGTGGAACGGGTGAGCCGGAGCGCGGTGCGCCTGCTCGACCTGGAGGTGGATCACCGAGGCGACGCGGGCACCGGGACCGGGCCGGGCGCCGCGCCGGTGCCGCTGTCGGGGCCGGTGCCGTTCACGGCGGAGAGCGCGGGCTCGGGGGCCGGGGCCGGGGCTGGGGCTGGCGTCGGGACCGGGGCTGTGGCCGGGGTGTTCGGGCCGCCGGATGCTTCGTACGGGCAAGGGGGCCTCTCGGCGCAGTCGGCACCGCTGACGTCGCAGGCACCACCGATGCCGTCAGCACGGGCGGCCCAGTCGGCCCCGCAGGGCTTCCCGGCGCCGTCGGCCGCGCACGACGAGAGGAGCGCGCCCGCGCCGCACGGCGGAGGGACGCCCGCGGCGTCCGAGGCGGGGCCGGCCGACGCACCGCCCTCCGGCGGGCTCTCGCTCTCCGTGGCGGCGACCTCGGCGCCCGCACGGCCCGACGGCCGGGGGCGCAGGGTGAGTTGCACGGTCGCGCTCGCGGTGGCCGGGGCGCTCGCGGCGGTCACGGTGGGGTCGGTGTTCGTGTTCAACCTGCTGCCGGGGGGCGACGGCGGCGCCAAGGACTCGGCGGGGAAGCAGCCGAGCGCGACGGGCGGCGCGGGGGACTCGGCGCTCGAAGGCGCTGTGCCCGCGCGCTACCTCGGCAAGTGGCGCGGGAAGGCATCGGCGCGCGACGGCCTCGTACCGCTCGGCACGTTCGACGTGACCGTGCGCCAGGTGCCGAAGGCGGGGGACCGCATCGGCGCGGTGACGCAGACGGACCTCATCGGCGACACGTGCGTGGACAACCTGACCCTGAAGTCGGCCTCGGCCAAGGAACTCGTCGCCACCGGCGTCGGCGACAAGTCCAACCCGAGCCAGTGCTCCCAGGCCACCCACACGGTGCGGCTGCGACCGGTCGGGTCCTCCGAGCTGCAGTACACCTCCGAGGACCCGAAGGCGGGGGATCCGGCGGCGCGGCTGAAGAAGGTCGGGTGA
- a CDS encoding menaquinone biosynthetic enzyme MqnA/MqnD family protein, translating to MQFLNCMPLYWGLARTGTLLDFELTKDTPEKLSEQLVRGDLDVAPVTLVEFLKNADDLVAFPDLAVGCDGPVMSCVIVSQVPLDRLDGARVALGSTSRTSVRLAQLLLAEKVGVRPDYYSCPPDLGLMMQEADAAVLIGDAALRANLIDGPRLGLEVHDLGRMWKDWTGLPFVFAVWAARRDYLAREPEVVREVHQAFLSSRDLSLDEVAKVSEQAARWEAFDAGVLERYFTTLDFRFGAPQLAGVAEFARRVGPSTGFPADVKVELLRP from the coding sequence ATCCAGTTCCTGAACTGCATGCCCCTGTACTGGGGCCTGGCCAGGACCGGCACTCTGCTCGACTTCGAGCTCACCAAGGACACCCCGGAGAAGCTCAGCGAGCAGCTGGTGCGCGGGGATCTCGACGTCGCCCCGGTGACCCTCGTCGAGTTCCTGAAGAACGCCGACGACCTCGTCGCCTTCCCCGATCTGGCCGTGGGATGCGACGGCCCGGTGATGTCCTGCGTGATCGTGTCGCAGGTGCCCCTGGACCGCCTGGACGGGGCGCGGGTCGCCCTCGGCTCGACCTCGCGCACGTCCGTGCGCCTCGCCCAGCTGCTGCTCGCGGAGAAGGTCGGCGTACGGCCCGACTACTACTCGTGCCCGCCCGACCTCGGTCTGATGATGCAGGAGGCGGACGCCGCCGTCCTCATCGGCGACGCGGCGCTGCGCGCGAACCTCATCGACGGCCCGCGGCTCGGCCTGGAGGTCCATGACCTGGGCCGGATGTGGAAGGACTGGACGGGCCTGCCGTTCGTCTTCGCGGTGTGGGCGGCGCGGCGCGACTACCTGGCGCGCGAGCCGGAGGTCGTACGGGAGGTGCACCAGGCGTTCCTCTCGTCCCGGGACCTGTCCCTGGACGAGGTCGCGAAGGTCTCGGAGCAGGCGGCGCGCTGGGAGGCCTTCGACGCGGGCGTGCTCGAGCGGTACTTCACGACGCTGGACTTCCGCTTCGGCGCGCCACAGCTCGCGGGGGTGGCGGAGTTCGCCCGGCGTGTCGGCCCTTCGACGGGGTTCCCGGCGGACGTGAAGGTGGAGCTGCTGAGGCCGTAG
- a CDS encoding alpha/beta hydrolase: MNRRPVRPAIRPASRPATRLAALTAAAAMAAVPLTGCSSDKPEPVRFDDPKASASGSTGAAQRAKADGSRMPTGPRADFTTESTLEDGTKIGVTTLRGKKSGFTGKVWVWAPKQYFDPKYARSGFPVLIALPGGPGYPNNYWMGTDLKLESSIAKWSRQGKSLPFVVVMPVLNPDDKFYYDGSDIPGQPRMGTWMTEDVPDFVKANFRTFDSRDGWAFMGSSSGGFVGLKSVLKRPDRFRTVIASGPDTVPDSPLWRGHEAERLANDPGRLARRLTARGGPEVDIAFQVGTAESGQANLRAFMKEYGKGPVKTRLNVIQGGGHNARSYVPAMADGPIQWISEHMKGPVPSA, translated from the coding sequence ATGAACCGCCGCCCGGTCCGCCCCGCCATCCGTCCAGCCTCCCGTCCCGCCACCCGCCTCGCCGCCCTCACGGCCGCCGCCGCGATGGCAGCCGTGCCCCTCACCGGTTGCTCGTCCGACAAGCCCGAGCCGGTGAGGTTCGACGACCCGAAGGCGTCCGCGTCCGGGAGCACGGGAGCCGCCCAGCGGGCGAAGGCCGACGGCAGCCGCATGCCGACGGGGCCGCGGGCGGACTTCACCACGGAAAGCACGCTTGAGGACGGCACCAAGATCGGCGTGACGACCCTGCGCGGCAAGAAGTCGGGGTTCACCGGAAAGGTATGGGTCTGGGCGCCCAAGCAGTATTTCGACCCGAAGTACGCGCGCAGCGGCTTCCCGGTCCTCATCGCGCTGCCCGGCGGCCCCGGCTATCCCAATAACTATTGGATGGGCACGGACCTGAAGCTGGAGAGCTCCATCGCCAAGTGGTCACGGCAGGGAAAAAGCCTGCCGTTCGTCGTCGTGATGCCCGTTCTCAATCCCGATGACAAGTTCTATTACGACGGAAGTGACATACCGGGGCAGCCGCGAATGGGCACCTGGATGACGGAGGACGTACCGGATTTCGTGAAGGCGAATTTCCGCACCTTCGACTCGCGCGACGGCTGGGCCTTCATGGGTTCCTCCTCGGGCGGATTCGTGGGCCTCAAGTCGGTCCTCAAGCGCCCGGACCGGTTCCGGACGGTCATCGCGAGCGGGCCCGACACGGTGCCCGACTCACCCCTGTGGCGGGGCCACGAGGCCGAGCGGCTCGCCAACGACCCGGGGCGGCTCGCCCGGCGCCTGACCGCGCGCGGCGGCCCCGAGGTCGACATCGCCTTCCAGGTGGGGACGGCGGAATCCGGCCAGGCGAACCTGCGGGCGTTCATGAAGGAGTACGGAAAGGGCCCGGTCAAGACGCGTCTGAACGTCATCCAGGGCGGCGGCCACAACGCCCGCTCGTACGTGCCCGCGATGGCGGACGGGCCGATCCAGTGGATCAGCGAGCACATGAAAGGGCCCGTGCCGAGCGCGTGA
- a CDS encoding cold-shock protein: MATGTVKWFNAEKGFGFIAQEGGGPDVFVHYSAINASGFRSLEENQAVTFDVTQGPKGPQAENVTPA, from the coding sequence ATGGCTACCGGAACCGTGAAGTGGTTCAACGCCGAAAAGGGCTTTGGTTTCATCGCCCAGGAAGGCGGAGGCCCCGACGTCTTCGTTCACTACTCCGCGATCAACGCCAGCGGTTTCCGCTCCCTCGAGGAGAACCAGGCCGTGACCTTCGACGTCACGCAGGGTCCGAAGGGCCCGCAGGCGGAGAACGTCACCCCCGCCTGA